The Calditrichota bacterium genome segment TGTGGCTGATTTATCTCGGCTATTTGCTATTGCGGCAGACGATTGACTCCCAGGAAAAAGCGGCGAGGATCTCCGCGGTGTTCGGCATTATCGGTTTTTTGGACGTGCCGGTCGTTTACATGTCCATTCGCTGGTGGCGTACCTTGCATCCGGCACACGTGATGATCATGGGCGGAAAAAATTCCGGTTTGAATCCAAAAATTTTTCAGACGCTCATGCTGAGTCTCGTGGCGTTCACGTTTTTATTTGTGACGATTTTGCTGTTGCGCGTAGGATTGGAAAAAGCAAAGTTGCAACTTGATCAATTGAAAAAGCAACTTCAGTACTAAAGTTCAAATTTTTCAAATTCAATGAAATATCTCCAAATGATATTCATGAAAACTGAAAGGCATAATCATGGGAAAAATGTTTTATCTTGTCTCCGCTTACATTGTTCTGTGGGCGGTGCTATTTGGTTACATTCTCAATCTTCTGAAGAAACAGAAAGTTCTGTCTCGTGAATTGGAAAATCTGAAAAAGCAATTCTCTCAAAAAGACAGTTGATTTGAATTTACAAATATTTTTATTGTGACAATCTTATCGAAAAATAACCCTGGCCGACCAGGGTTATTTTTCATTAAACCGGAAAGGTACAATTTATGAAAGTAAAGCAGCGTCTGCAGCGCATGGAATCACAGAAAATGCTGCCTTTGATTCTGTCATTTTCCTTGCCTTCAATTATTTCCATGACCGCGATGGCGTTGTACAATGTCGTGGACACAATTTTTGTGGGCAGACTGGGAACAAATGCCATCGCCGGGTTGACGCTGATTATGCCGTTGCAGATGTTCATACTTGCTTTCGGCCTGTTACTCGGCGTCGGCGCCGCGTCCTACATTGCCAGAAGTCTCGGGGCGAAACAGTACGAAAAAGCCAATCACGTTTTTTCCAGTACCGTATTCATGGGACTGGTTGTAGGCATTTTCATTTTGACGGTCGCGGTTATTTATCTTGAGCCCTTGCTGCGATTCATCGGCAGAAACAGCGAAGCCACGCCTCAGGCAATGGATTACGGTCTCATTATCATGTTTGGTATTCCGATTTTTCTTTTCAACATGATGCTGAGCCAGATTGCCCGCGCCGAAGGAAATCCCAATATTGCCATGAATTCTCAACTCGCCGGAACAATTCTCAACATCATTCTCGATCCGATTTTTATTTTCGGGTTAAAATTGGGAATCAAAGGCGCTGCGATTGCCACAATTTTATCCGGATTTATCGCTTTGACGGTGATCGCGGGGTATTTTATCGGACCTAATAGCCACTTGAAATTCAGCATAAAAAATATCATTCCCAGAAAAGACGAGTTAATCGAAATCGGGAAGGCCGGCGTGCCTTCTTTCACCCGCCACATTGCCGCCAGCTTCGTCGCCATGCTGACGAACGGTCTGCTCGCTGGCTACGGGGCGTTTGCGCTGGCAATCATGGGAATCAACAACCGCTTCGTGATGATGTTTTTCATGCCCATGATCGGTACGGGGCAGGGATTTATGCCCATCGCCGGCTACAATTTCGGCGCGAAAAATTTCCAGCGCGTCAAAGAAGCGTTCTGGAAAGCGACGATGTTAGTGTCCCTTTTTTGTTTGACGGGCTGGGTGCTGGTAGAATTGTTCCCCGAAACATGTATTCGAATTTTCAGCCAGGATCCCACGGTCATCAGTCAGGGAAAATCCTCGCTGCGATTGATCAATGCCATGCTGCCGCTGGTGGGATTTCAAATCATCGGCTCCACGCTGTACCAGGCCATCGGCAACGGTCTCGCCGGATTTGTGCTTTCCATTGCCAGACAGGTGATTGCGTTCTTGCCGATCGTAATTGTGTTCAATTATTTATTT includes the following:
- a CDS encoding MATE family efflux transporter encodes the protein MKVKQRLQRMESQKMLPLILSFSLPSIISMTAMALYNVVDTIFVGRLGTNAIAGLTLIMPLQMFILAFGLLLGVGAASYIARSLGAKQYEKANHVFSSTVFMGLVVGIFILTVAVIYLEPLLRFIGRNSEATPQAMDYGLIIMFGIPIFLFNMMLSQIARAEGNPNIAMNSQLAGTILNIILDPIFIFGLKLGIKGAAIATILSGFIALTVIAGYFIGPNSHLKFSIKNIIPRKDELIEIGKAGVPSFTRHIAASFVAMLTNGLLAGYGAFALAIMGINNRFVMMFFMPMIGTGQGFMPIAGYNFGAKNFQRVKEAFWKATMLVSLFCLTGWVLVELFPETCIRIFSQDPTVISQGKSSLRLINAMLPLVGFQIIGSTLYQAIGNGLAGFVLSIARQVIAFLPIVIVFNYLFGLSGIFLAVPAADLFAAGLTALWLRYTFGQFSQ
- a CDS encoding CcmD family protein, producing MGKMFYLVSAYIVLWAVLFGYILNLLKKQKVLSRELENLKKQFSQKDS